A genomic segment from Branchiostoma floridae strain S238N-H82 chromosome 7, Bfl_VNyyK, whole genome shotgun sequence encodes:
- the LOC118419970 gene encoding uncharacterized protein LOC118419970, protein MSAVVYGAPLPPQAAARRDDDMMVGAALMQNFLRNLPRSTFVIDPGTRKIVHDPQMANVCVDMPVFANRLGRKIRVESVEALQSLRERLVGAPLWMQADACRSSTNHYVIVRVTKHLKASFMLMVNTRHPYVRRQLDQGFELAYEKMLEGKKFDMKISLNALVKQFYRDVLGEEGMYATFRCSGASLLIAGRPQAPSSGSGCKFFCGCNDVRVDLQGKIDLIEFSSPLVLLERLAGRLSVPPPMPPAQPMAPPPYSPTPQGYMQEAPPPYPGSPTTPNNPWANQQAYIDMARISAVNSSQGNNTHTESDMASLLE, encoded by the exons ATGTCCGCAGTAGTGtacggcgcccccctcccaccccaggCCGCCGCCCGGCGGGATGACGACATGATGGTGGGAGCAGCCCTCATGCAGAACTTCCTCAGGAACCTTCCCAGGAGCACCTTCGTGATCGATCCGGGGACCAGGAAGATCGTGCACGATCCGCAGATGGCGAACGTCTGTGTGGACATGCCTGTGTTCGCCAACAGGCTGGGAAG GAAAATCCGCGTGGAGTCCGTGGAGGCACTGCAGTCCCTACGTGAACGGCTAGTCGGCGCTCCGCTGTGGATGCAAGCAGACGCCTGCAGGAGCAGTACCAACCACTATGTCATCGTCAGGGTTACCAAACATCTGAAAG CGAGTTTTATGCTGATGGTGAACACACGTCACCCATACGTCAGGAGACAGCTGGACCAAGGCTTCGAGCTCGCCTACGAAAAGATGTTGGAGGGGAAGAAGTTTGACATGAAG ATCAGTCTAAACGCCCTGGTTAAGCAGTTCTACCGCGACGTGCTGGGCGAAGAGGGAATGTACGCAACGTTCAGGTGTTCTGGCGCGTCACTGCTCATCGCGGGCCGTCCACAAGCGCCCTCTAGCGGTTCAGGTTGCAAGTTCTTCTGCGGATGTAACGACGTGCGGGTGGACCTTCAAGGAAAG ATTGACTTGATAGAATTCTCCAGCCCCTTGGTACTCCTGGAGAGGCTGGCAGGAAGGCTGTCGGTGCCACCTCCCATGCCTCCCGCCCAGCCCATGGCACCGCCGCCCTACTCCCCTACACCGCAAGGCTACATGCAAG AAGCGCCACCGCCGTATCCAGGCAGCCCGACCACGCCTAACAACCCATGGGCCAATCAGCAAGCGTATATTGACATGGCGCGGATATCAGCTGTGAACTCCTCCCAAGGGAATAACACCCATACGGAGTCGGATATGGCTTCCCTTCTAGAGTGA